The sequence below is a genomic window from Draconibacterium halophilum.
CCAAAAATATTTTAAAATAGCTCGCTATTCTTGCAATATTTTCAATCCAAATCTTGCACATTTCTGTTTTTCTGAGGCTAATATTTAAAATCGAATTCAGGTTATTACTACTATGGCAGTCAATAAATACATTAGTGAAGTAAAGGTTATCGATCATAACCAACAGGTTGTTTTTAATTACCTGTCGAATTTTGAAAACCTTTCCGGCTACCTCAATTCAGGATTGATAGAAAAAATTACGGAAAAGATTCCTCAAGTTAAAATTACCGATTTTGAGTCGGATCGTGACTCCTGCAAATTCAACATTACCGGACTAGGACTTGCCAAGATTAAAATCATTAATCGTGAGCCTTTTAAAACGATAAAAGTTGAAAGTTCGGGAGGATTGCCGCTAAGTTTTACTTTCTGGATTCAGTTGATGCCCGTTGACGAGTACAAAACAAAAATGCGACTTACCCTGCATGCCGAAATGAGTATGATGATTAAAATGATGGCCGGAAATAAACTGGAAGAAGGTATTAATCAATTGGCCGATACGCTTTCAAAGCTACCGTATCAGTAACGGTTCCAAAGAAAAAGGAAGAATGAATATTAACGATTTTCGGTTCTAGAAGGAGTTGGCAATTGGCAAAATACAATAGGCAAAGTGTTTAAGAAACCGGGTGTAGATAGATTAAGATCAATCTGTCTTCAATCCAATTCAACTTTCATCAATCTTTACTCACCACACTTCAAACAACAAACTCTACCTCTTTAAACATATATTCCGTTACCTTTCCATCCGGCTCTTCCAACTCAAGCTGCCCAAAACTGCCAATCCCTGCAATTCTGGCGCGAAACTCTTTATCGTCTTTTCGGTACCGGTGTAAGCCTTCATTTCTGAATAATAATTGAAAATATTCCGCATCAACCTGTTCAACTTTCCCCTCTCGTAAAACCTCAAAATAATTTTCCAGTTTCTGCAAAAAAGCTTTTAAAATATCGCGAATATCAATTTCTTTTTTCAAGAGCTGTTTTAACGACACCGGGTTTGGTGCCACGGATTTAAATTGCTCCTGATTTACATTCACACCAACTCCAACTATCGAAGAATCAAGCGCAATTCCTTTCACCGTATTTTCAATTAAAATGCCGGCTATTTTCTTTTCACCCACATAAATATCGTTCGGCCACTTAATTTTCACATCTTCTAAATGCTGCTTTAAGGTGTTTGCCAAAGCCAGGCTAACAATTTTTGAGATATAAAACTGTTTCCCTGCATCTAAAAAACCGGGGTATAAAATTACACTGAAAAGCAAATTTTTGCCTCGTTCACTTTCCCAAAAATTACCAACCTGCCCGCGGCCATTTTCCTGATAATGTGCCAAAACGACAGTGCCTTGAGCCGCCTTTTCCTTTAGCAGTTGCTTGGCATAGTTGTTGGTACTATCGAGCTCGTTTAATACAATAATATTTTTGTCAGTTAAAAACATATAAAATCAAAAGTAAACCATTCTCTTAAAAAATGGTTAATGGACAAAAAGATTATCTTTGTAGGGTACAATAAAATTTTATGAACAAAGCGGAAGAATCAAAGATTTTAATAGAAGCAATTCTTGAAGGTATTCATCGAATAAAAGGGAAAGATATTAAACACGTTGATCTTGAAAGCATCGACCATACGGAATGCGGACATTTTATCATATGCCACGGAACCTCTAAAACACATGTTGATTCAATTGCACACACAGTAGAACAAACGGTAAAAGAAATTGCCGGCGAAGATGTTTGGCACCGCGACGGTTACCGAAATGCAATTTGGATTTTACTGGACTATGGAGATGTAATGGTACATGTTTTCCAGCAAGAAGCACGCCAGTTCTATAACCTTGAAGGACTTTGGGCTGATGCAAAAATTACTAAAATTGAAGAAGAAGAGTAAAGACCATGACAGACAATAAAAATAACAAGAAAGATCAGAATAATCTGAACAACCCTTTTGGGAAATTCAATCCTAAAAAAAACGACGGCAAGCCGCCTAAATTCAATGCCTATTGGATCTACGGAATTATAGCTGTTGTTTTTCTTATTGTGCAGTACTACATCAGCAACAGCAAAGGCCCTGTCGACACTTCGTGGCCCGAAGTAAAACAAATGTTGCAAAACGGCGATGTAAAACGTATTGTAGTAATCAATGAGAAAATTGCCCGGATTTATTTGAAAGAAAACCGGATAAAAAATTACGAATCGCAGTTTGAAGGCAACTTCTCGAAACCGTCCGATATGGGACCTCATTTTAAGTTGAATACCGGACCAATTGAGAAATTTGCTGAAAATCTTACGGTGGCACAGGAAAACCAGCAAGACAAAGTATTCCCTGTTTACGAAGATGAAACGAATTGGGGTCGCGACATTATTTGGTCCATCGGGCCATTTGTACTCATCATTTTACTGTGGTGGTGGATATTCCGCCGAATGAGCCGTGGTGGCGGCGGAGGAGGTGGCGCAGGCGGCATCTTCAATGTCGGAAAGTCGCAAGCCAAAGTATTTGACAAAGACCAAAAAGTATCGACAAATTTCAAGGATGTTGCCGGACTGGCAGAAGCCAAACAGGAAGTGGAAGAGATTGTAGAATTCCTGAGAAGCCCGTCAAAATATACCAAACTTGGAGGTAAAATTCCAAAAGGCGCACTCTTGGTTGGCCCTCCGGGAACGGGAAAAACCCTTCTTGCAAAGGCAGTGGCCGGCGAAGCAAACGTTCCGTTT
It includes:
- a CDS encoding SRPBCC family protein — translated: MAVNKYISEVKVIDHNQQVVFNYLSNFENLSGYLNSGLIEKITEKIPQVKITDFESDRDSCKFNITGLGLAKIKIINREPFKTIKVESSGGLPLSFTFWIQLMPVDEYKTKMRLTLHAEMSMMIKMMAGNKLEEGINQLADTLSKLPYQ
- a CDS encoding biotin--[acetyl-CoA-carboxylase] ligase produces the protein MFLTDKNIIVLNELDSTNNYAKQLLKEKAAQGTVVLAHYQENGRGQVGNFWESERGKNLLFSVILYPGFLDAGKQFYISKIVSLALANTLKQHLEDVKIKWPNDIYVGEKKIAGILIENTVKGIALDSSIVGVGVNVNQEQFKSVAPNPVSLKQLLKKEIDIRDILKAFLQKLENYFEVLREGKVEQVDAEYFQLLFRNEGLHRYRKDDKEFRARIAGIGSFGQLELEEPDGKVTEYMFKEVEFVV
- the rsfS gene encoding ribosome silencing factor; amino-acid sequence: MNKAEESKILIEAILEGIHRIKGKDIKHVDLESIDHTECGHFIICHGTSKTHVDSIAHTVEQTVKEIAGEDVWHRDGYRNAIWILLDYGDVMVHVFQQEARQFYNLEGLWADAKITKIEEEE